A DNA window from Hordeum vulgare subsp. vulgare chromosome 1H, MorexV3_pseudomolecules_assembly, whole genome shotgun sequence contains the following coding sequences:
- the LOC123450534 gene encoding uncharacterized protein LOC123450534, giving the protein MRIRRSASRLLGSAYSGPTPPQSDLPPPPPPPPPPPPVQAVQQPCSSNAGGGGISAGGTSSAEPERCELSQSPWELMAQLDPSDPKEAELFMGKYFVSVACRTSWLFQTSILAACIKGEEEEDWKEEDMAGDMVDEVSAKRRHKVAKKKAAKKTVMENRGDDKFAWGLNKSTEIQSEDDAFVPAGGGELWVCKKNDGKRRFCRRPVSQPDSLCVYHSDPKSAMPPASSAALKSASSSKPRKRRRVDAGEGYLYYAGFGPSLSKRQRSSSNVLESVPAEEKEEALPEEHTAGPAQTDDADHQAASAHVDEPSCDEMAGIAGGDEESSDGALGCNDEPRVVGNGNIKKKSPFKKRWRKPVKARSLKSLMC; this is encoded by the exons ATGAGGATCCGCAGGTCCGCCTCCCGCCTGCTCGGCTCCGCCTACTCCGGCCCCACCCCGCCCCAATCCGAcctcccgcccccgcccccgcccccgcccccgccgccgccagtgCAGGCTGTGCAGCAGCCCTGCTCCTCCAACGCCGGGGGCGGCGGGATCTCGGCCGGAGGGACCTCCTCCGCGGAGCCGGAGCGCTGCGAGCTCAGCCAGTCGCCGTGGGAGCTCATGGCCCAGCTCGACCCCTCCGATCCCAAG GAGGCTGAACTCTTCATGGGGAAATACTTCGTCAGTGTCGCATGCCGGACCAGCTGGCTCTTCCAGACCAGCATACTTGCCGCCTGCATCaagggggaggaggaagaggactggAAGGAGGAGGACATGGCCGGAGATATGGTTGACGAGGTCTCTGCCAAACGGCGGCATAAGGTTGCCAAGAAGAAGGCTGCGAAAAAGACGGTCATGGAAAACAGAGGGGATGACAAGTTTGCATGGGGGCTGAACAAGTCCACGGAAATTCAGAGTGAGGATGACGCCTTCGTGCCTGCCGGAGGAGGAGAACTTTGGGTGTGCAAGAAGAATGACGGCAAGAGGAGGTTTTGCCGGCGGCCGGTGAGCCAGCCTGATTCCCTTTGCGTGTATCACTCGGATCCTAAGTCTGCGATGCCGCCGGCTTCATCGGCAGCCCTCAAATCCGCCAGCAGCTCCAAGCCACGTAAGAGGAGGCGTGTCGATGCAGGTGAGGGGTACTTATACTACGCCGGGTTCGGCCCGTCCCTCAGCAAGAGGCAGAGATCAAGCAGCAATGTGCTGGAATCTGTAcctgctgaagaaaaggaggaggcACTGCCTGAAGAGCATACTGCAGGTCCAGCCCAAACTGATGATGCAGACCATCAAGCGGCGTCAGCACACGTTGATGAGCCTAGCTGCGATGAGATGGCTGGGATTGCGGGCGGCGACGAGGAGAGCAGTGACGGCGCACTTGGCTGCAACGATGAACCCCGGGTTGTTGGCAACGGCAACATCAAGAAGAAGAGCCCATTTAAGAAGAGGTGGAGGAAGCCTGTTAAAGCCCGCTCACTCAAGTCATTGATGTGTTAG
- the LOC123402302 gene encoding uncharacterized protein LOC123402302: MRIRRSAARLLGSAYPAPAPPQSEHPPPPPPVRQPCSSRAGGGGFTAGGASSAEAERCELSRSPWELMAQLDPSDPKEVELFMGRYFVSVACRTNWLFQASIDLAASIKGEEQDDWKEEHLAGDMVAEVFAKRQHKVAKKKVAEKTVMENRGDDKFVWGLKKSTEIQSEDDDFVAAGGELWLCKKNDGKRRFCRRPVSQPDSLCVYHSDPKYAPPPASSAASKLSSSSKPRKRRRVDAGEGYLYYAGFGPSLGKRQRSSSSVLESVPAEQKEEAQLPEEHAAAPAQTDDADNQAASAHVDEPRCDEMAGIAGGDEESSDDALGCNDEPRVVGVKGNIKRKSPFKKRWRKPVKARSLKSLMC, encoded by the exons ATGCGGATCCGCAGGTCTGCCGCCCGCCTGCTCGGCTCCGCCTACCCCGCCCCCGCGCCGCCCCAATCCGAGcacccacccccgccgccgccagtgCGGCAGCCCTGCTCCTCCCGCGCTGGGGGCGGCGGGTTCACGGCCGGAGGGGCCTCCTCCGCGGAGGCGGAGCGGTGCGAGCTCAGCCGGTCGCCGTGGGAGCTCATGGCCCAGCTCGACCCCTCCGATCCCAAG GAGGTGGAACTCTTCATGGGGAGATACTTCGTCAGTGTCGCATGCCGTACCAACTGGCTCTTCCAGGCCAGCATTGATCTTGCGGCCTCAATCAAGGGGGAGGAGCAAGATGACTGGAAGGAGGAGCACCTGGCGGGAGATATGGTTGCCGAGGTCTTTGCCAAACGGCAGCATAAGGTTGCCAAGAAGAAGGTTGCGGAAAAAACGGTCATGGAAAACAGAGGGGATGACAAGTTTGTGTGGGGACTGAAGAAGTCCACGGAAATTCAGAGTGAGGATGACGACTTCGTGGCTGCCGGAGGAGAACTTTGGCTGTGCAAGAAGAACGACGGCAAGAGGAGGTTTTGCCGGCGGCCGGTGAGCCAGCCCGATTCCCTTTGCGTGTATCACTCGGATCCTAAGTATGCGCCGCCACCGGCTTCATCAGCAGCCTCCAAACTCTCCAGCAGCTCCAAGCCACGTAAGAGGAGGCGTGTCGATGCAGGTGAGGGGTACTTATACTACGCCGGGTTCGGCCCGTCCCTCGGCAAGAGGCAGAGATCAAGCAGCAGTGTGCTGGAATCTGTACCTGCTGAACAAAAGGAGGAGGCACAGCTGCCTGAAGAGCATGCTGCAGCTCCAGCCCAAACTGATGATGCAGACAATCAAGCGGCATCAGCACACGTTGATGAGCCTAGGTGCGATGAGATGGCTGGGATTGCGGGTGGCGACGAGGAGAGCAGCGACGACGCACTTGGCTGCAACGATGAACCCCGGGTTGTTGGCGTCAAAGGCAACATCAAGAGGAAGAGCCCATTTAAGAAGAGGTGGAGGAAGCCTGTGAAAGCTCGCTCACTCAAGTCATTGATGTGTTAG